Below is a window of Flavobacterium sp. N2820 DNA.
CAAATACGAAGGCTATTACTTAATCGACCTTCCAGAGTATTATGTGGTTTGGTATGCCAATAAAGGTTTTCCAAAAGGGCAATTAGGTGAACAATTGAAGTTGGTTCACGAACTCAAGTTAAACGGCTTAGAAGAATTAGTACGAAACATCCGTAGAAACTTTCCAAAACAAAAATA
It encodes the following:
- a CDS encoding DUF3820 family protein encodes the protein MTNQELLVKLAHTKMPFGKYEGYYLIDLPEYYVVWYANKGFPKGQLGEQLKLVHELKLNGLEELVRNIRRNFPKQK